Proteins encoded in a region of the Rutidosis leptorrhynchoides isolate AG116_Rl617_1_P2 chromosome 9, CSIRO_AGI_Rlap_v1, whole genome shotgun sequence genome:
- the LOC139869290 gene encoding uncharacterized protein, with translation MDDVSSLAMYLLEHGCYFVNLELRGSVETVIIRVNDVGVGSGRVGYKVWFEAKVTIRSKMSLIREIKNKLTPAQTKIFREACFGRCGQRHLSEFHDAFFKDELKGTDKDKVIVAIALIINLCFLGKQLRDSVNDDMLLLLEDFELMNKYPWGSFLWTKLYNSLHHVLVPYKERVADKTRKGVMTYHLSGFTWAFKMWIWEAYKHRIEAYAFKPESEGIPRGIHWKRKKKVMGWNEYVELMQLPDDIPDEERPLNRLRPTKTEVKCEWWVASANYFKNPDAKVPVKKVDDPKKFDDETKKELTDMIKNLTKRLDDQENKHAKEIKEMSDRVEAGIRVTRETLKIVQSLYVSRGYHKTMILKLHSMIQNLQQHIRQQEQDDGGFIGGYVSDVEVQTTKKDMYDNVKVASPVYVRRSKRDRRVARARMSPFVTPSQMIKKGAKRKPDMPEKEIPIKQQKTGRLSAPVVPDNVILEIIDDLIHKSGLIYPGPSTLYHDERNLDGPKTPEEMMTPHYECLSVFVRGLSDGFIFITDEFWERICNKFEGGYLDNFNINGWGSMLLWWSYRLDQMDFQPLKDRQRCTIMPVDMINWMGIFKTGVTLDPNYTNPNITCYADGSRLPFPHWLKCQKVIFPTCLEDADHWVLIVLDLKDFTVVIYDSFVKHKSIDHRAYYVSELGKCLPEFLRAINYTPPPHVSMPSTFTYIDSPQQSGYYGDCGVWVCINMERSTVKGSSNVCVGILGHQVEHAPL, from the exons ATGGATGACGTAAGCAGCCTAGCGATGT ATCTCCTTGAACACGGTTGTTATTTTGTTAATTTAGAGCTTCGTGGGTCTGTAGAAACAGTCATAATCCGTGTTAATGACGtgggggtcgggtcgggtcgggtcgggtataaG GTTTGGTTCGAGGCCAAGGTCACCATTCGAAGCAAGATGTCTCTTATAAGGGAGATTAAGAACAAACTCACTCCGGCTCAGACAAAGATTTTCAGAGAGGCGTGTTTCGGTCGTTG TGGTCAACGTCATCTTTCGGAGTTTCACGACGCCTTTTTTAAAGATGAGTTGAAAGGAACTGACAAGGATAAGGTCATAGTCGCCATTGCGTTGATAATTAACTTATGCTTCCTTGGGAAGCAGTTGCGGGATAGCGTAAACGATGACATGCTTCTTTTATTAGAGGACTTTGAGTTGATGAACAAGTATCCGTGGGGTTCTTTCTTATGGACCAAACTTTACAATAGTTTGCATCACGTGTTAGTACCTTATAAAGAGAGGGTAGCAGATAAAACCCGGAAGGGGGTAATGACATACCATTTGAGCGGCTTCACTTGGGCGTTTAAG ATGTGGATATGGGAGGCATACAAACACCGAATAGAAGCATATGCTTTCAAGCCGGAAAGTGAAGGCATACCTCGTGGAATCCACTGGAAACGGAAGAAGAAAGTCATGGGCTGGAATGAGTACGTTGAGTTGATGCAACTCCCG GATGATATCCCGGACGAAGAACGACCTCTCAATCGTTTGAGGCCCACCAAGACAGAGGTTAAGTGTGAGTGGTGGGTTGCTAGTGCAAACTATTTCAAGAACCCCGATGCTAAAGTACCGGTGAAGAAAGTTGATGATCCGAAGAAATTTGATGATGAGACGAAGAAGGAGTTGACGGATATGATTAAGAATTTGACAAAGAGATTAGATGACCAGGAAAACAAACATGCCAAGGAGATTAAGGAGATGAGTGATCGGGTTGAGGCTGGCATCCGTGTTACACGTGAGACACTAAAGATAGTGCAGAGTTTATATGTTTCTAGAGGCTACCACAAGACAATGATTTTAAAACTCCATTCTATGATACAAAACCTACAACAGCATATCCGTCAACAAGAGCAG GATGATGGTGGTTTCATTGGTGGATATGTGTCAGATGTTGAAGTTCAGACAACCAAGAAAGATATGTATGATAATGTGAAGGTTGCTTCACCGGTTTATGTGAGGAGAAGCAAAAGGGACCGTCGGGTTGCACGGGCAAGGATGTCTCCCTTCGTTACACCGTCACAAATGATCAAAAAGGGTGCTAAAAGAAAGCCTGACATGCCAGAGAAAGAAATCCCGATAAAACAACAGAAGACGGGGAGACTGAGTGCCCCGGTAGTGCCTGATAATGTTATTCTAGAAATCATTGACGATTTGATTCATAAGTCTGGACTTATCTATCCCGGCCCGTCCACATTATATCATGATGAAAGGAATCTGGACGGCCCTAAGACACCGGAAGAGATGATGACTCCACATTACGAGTGCTTATCGGTATTTGTTCGGGGCCTATCCGACGGATTTATATTCATCACTGACGAGTTTTGGGAGCGGATCTGCAACAAATTTGAAGGCGGTTACTTAGATAACTTT AATATTAATGGTTGGGGATCTATGTTGTTGTGGTGGAGCTACCGTTTAGATCAAATGGATTTTCAGCCACTAAAGGACCGCCAAAGATGTACGATCATGCCGGTCGACATGATTAACTGGATGGGGATTTTTAAAACGGGTGTAACACTTGACCCGAATTACACCAATCCCAATATTACTTGCTATGCAGACGGATCGAGACTCCCTTTCCCACATTGGTTGAAGTGTCAGAAG GTCATATTCCCAACATGTTTGGAAGATGCGGATCACTGGGTGCTTATTGTGCTTGATCTTAAGGACTTCACCGTCGTCATTTACGATAGTTTTGTCAAGCACAAGTCAATTGACCACCGCGCTTATTATGTTTCCGAGTTGGGTAAGTGTCTGCCAGAGTTTTTGAGGGCAATTAACTACACTCCTCCACCACACGTCTCGATGCCATCTACATTTACGTATATCGACTCACCTCAGCAGTCAGGATATTACGGTGACTGTGGTGTATGGGTTTGCATAAACATGGAGC GCTCCACTGTAAAAGGTAGCTCTAATGTTTGTGTTGGCATATTAGGTCATCAGGTTGAACATGCTCCACTGTAA